The following is a genomic window from Nicotiana tabacum cultivar K326 chromosome 3, ASM71507v2, whole genome shotgun sequence.
CGGCAAGGACTATAGGGGTAAGTCTAGCTTTGATGCATTTTTCTAACATCATTTTCATTGTTTTGTATAACATTCTGCAACTCAAGTCTTGCTATCTTGTACTTACTAATTGATATTTTATCTGCTTGTAGGAACAAATTGAATTGAATATGACTCAATGTGATACTAATGAATGTGAAGTTTCCCCAAATGATGTTATTGGCAAGATGTTAGGGGCAGAGCACTCTGGGAGAGTACGATGTATGGGTATGGGAGCATCTCCTTTGAACACATTCACGAATACGAAAGGACGACTTAGTGATCCGAGTGTTTCTTCATCTAGCTACGGTACATCATCTACAACATATACCCATTTGCAACAAAAGCTTATGCGTGTGGAATCCCAACTAGAAGGCACCTTAAATGCGTTGAAGGTCTACGTGATGTCAAAGGAAGGTGTGGTTCCTGAAGAATTTGCTGGTCTGTTTGCGCTTTAACCACAGGTAAGAAGTAATATAATCTATCTTCTTCTGTTACAACAACTTCTGGTCAGTTTAATTGCATTGTACTTCTATTTGATAACAAAATAAAGTTAGTGCAATATACAGTTCATATCATCTAATTCTAGTAAAACTTGTTGCTAACTTTGCTAAAGATGGAGGTGGTGGCAAGGAATTCCCATCTCCTAGCAGAAGTTAAAGGCTTTGATTTGGTTAGGATAAGGGCTACATTTGATACAATCTTGTTTCCTGATCTTGTTTGGAATTAATCTATATAACTTTCTCACTGAATATCATTTTATTGTTTCAGCCTGATGATGCAGAGAATGAACCTACTTCACCAGTTGATGTAAGAGGCTCATTGGCGGATAACAACGCAAATCACCAATCAAATGCTTAATGTTTTCGTTGTGGACTACTTTTGCTTTCTAGGAATTTAATTTTTAGTGGTTGTCTAGACTTGTGTTTATATCGCTTTAGTTAGTGCTTAATGTTTTCGTTGTGACTACTTTTGCTTTCTAGGAATTTAAATTTGTAATGGTTGTCTAGACTTGTGATCATTTTACTTCAGCTAATGTTTAATGTTTTTGTTGCTATCTCGACTTGTGTTTATATTTCTTTAGGAATTTATATTGCTTTGTTGCTCTTTTGAGTATAGGGAATAAAATCATCAAGAGTTCCCTCGCTAGGAAATAATGGTGTCATATCCAAAAGAACAATATCACTCATATCTAACAATTGCACCAGTTAATACTGCAGCCCCAAGAACAACAGTTTCATCAGGTGTGATTCGTGTGCCACAATCACAATAAGCATTATGCAAAGCATGGTCGAACAAATAAGGTAATGGTGATTGAACTGTAAAATATGGAGTTAATATAAGCTCTTGGCTGAagaatttcagttcagaagccaAACAAAAACCATTGTACTCCAACTAGCCTTATCCCAATGACAAAATGCATGTAGAAGTTCCCTTTGACCATGAATGGAATAATTCCTAACACCAACTTTTAATACCATATGGTTCAACAGCCTCTGCAAGAACTTGTTGTAGTAAGGCATTCTCATCTTCCCTTAGATCAGTTTTCTTGTTTTCATGTTCAACAGTTGTATCATTCACATTTTCAATCACTGCTATATCCTCAGAAGTTAACTGCTTTTCCCCATTTTCTTGCTTTAGTCCTTCCCATTTTCCTCACATTTTCAGTACTTCAATTTCTGACTTTTGCTATCATGGATACTAGGTAGAGTGAAGGGATCGAGCCCCCTTCATCGAAAAATAACACAATATAAAAGAGTGAAACCGGTCTTCTTTTTGATATATGTGCActgttatgaaaaaaaaaaatcaaaatgtaGTTGTGAAGGAGGTTCAAAATTGCTTTAGGCCTTAGGTTCAAATTCCAACTATGACGTTGTAGATTTTTTTGTATCCCGTTGTATAAATTTATGGTTCTGC
Proteins encoded in this region:
- the LOC107798159 gene encoding uncharacterized protein LOC107798159, with product MPHTGGSKANSRRRYELFLETGKTPSRGKMFIETHKKANGSFVNDAARTIGEQIELNMTQCDTNECEVSPNDVIGKMLGAEHSGRVRCMGMGASPLNTFTNTKGRLSDPSVSSSSYGTSSTTYTHLQQKLMRVESQLEGTLNALKVYVMSKEGVVPEEFAGLFAL